In the genome of Massilia sp. W12, the window GCCTGCCAGTTTTCATTATCGCGGGTTTGCGTCAACACCAAATCCTCAGGAAAACTCTCCGGCGTGTAGCGCAAATGCAGACGGGTAATCATGGCGTCGCGCTGGCCGCTTTGCGGCAGCGGCGGCATTTTGACTTGCGCGCCAGGGGCCTGCATGGATTGGAAACCGGCGATGGCATTGCCGGACAGCCAGAACACGCCGGCTTTTTGCAATTCTTCAGCCGAGAGCGGATCGGCGGCGCAGGGATCGCACCAATTCATGTCCCAGAAATATTCTGTGAACACGCTGCGATAGCCATCCTGTTTGGCCTGCTTTTCAAACATATCCTGATAAAACGCGCCAAACTGCGGTTTGATGAAAAAGGGGAGATTCATATTCGCCGGCAGTTTTTTAGTGCGGTAGTTGGCGGCTTCCACCCGTCCCTTGCGCGTCAACACATACACAATCAAATCCTGCGCACGGCCGGCTTCCGCATTCAACATGCCAAGTCGCATCGGCAGCATGAATTTCGGACTTTCAAAGGCGAATTGCAGCGGGCGCAGGTAGGAAAATCCGGTTTTTTTCTGCTCCTTCAAATTCACTTTGGCGACGAAAAATTTCATGCCCTGTTTGATGTACGGGGCCAGTGCGCTGCTGGCGCCTTTGGGGATTTGGTAGCCGTTTTCACGCAGCCAGATTTCCAAGCCTTGCGACTGTTTCGCCGACAGGCTGAGAATATCGTATTCCTCCAGCGTGAATTTGGCGTCTATTGTCACCCCCAGTTGCTTGGCGCGCTCGGCTTTCTCCATCATGGGCGCGCCCGCCATCGCCATTGGCGCGGGCATCATGCGCATGTTATAGCCCATCTGCGGCCCCCAGTAATTTTCCAGGCGGCAGGGGTCTTCATCATGGTATTCGGCCAGACGCGGGGTGGAAAATTCATCCAGGCGCTTGAATACATTTTTATCAGCGATACGCACCTGTCCCTGTTTGATGGCTTGCGGGGTCGGCACGACCAGCACAAATTCAGACAGCGGCCCCTGATAATCGTTTTGCATCGAAATTACGGTGCGCTCGCCATCGCGCGCCAAAATCACCTGGCTGGCGCGGTTGAACAGCGAGGCGTCGGCCTTGCCGGCGTAAAAGCCGCAAAAAGCGTGTGCGGGCGACGCCAGAATGGCGCTCAACAGCATTGCACTTGGCAGGTGTTTCAAATAAGTCTGAATCTGCATACAGTTTTCCTTTGATTGAATGCTTCAGCGCCCGTTTTTGCCGGCAATTTGCGTAGGGGCGGGGCTGGCTTTGCCGGTTTTTGGCATGCCTTGATGCAGCAAATTTTCCTGCGCGCCCGGCAGTGCCTCAATTTGCGCCATGCTCCAGCCGCTTAAATTTGCCAGTGTTTGCTTTTCGCGCTCCAGTCTTTGCGCCACGTCTTTCTGGAAATAATTGATGATAGGGCGAAAGCTGTCTTGCTTGGCGACATGGCAGGCGCGCTCACACTCTGCTTGCCACACCGGCGCAGTTTGATGGCGCCAGCTGCTCGCCCTGCCGGAGTTTTGCAGCGCAATCACCTTGCTCACACGCGGCTCACATTCATCGCTGCAGCGATGTTTTTGCTCCAGCACAGCAATGCATTTCTGCAGCGCGCCATACTGTGGGTGATGAATCACATGCCGCACCTGCCAATTTTCCTGATCACGGGTTTCGCTCAACACTAAGTCTTCCGGGAAGGATTCTGCGTTATAGCGTAAGTGCAGACGGGTTATAGCGACAGGCGTGAGCTTATTCGCATCCGCTTCGACAATTGCCTGGCCGCTGATGCGCGCGGCAAATTCCTTTTTACTGTCATTCAGCCAGAATACCCCGGCTTGCTGCCAATGTTTGACTTCAGGCGGCGTTTCAACGCAAGGATCGCACATAAAGCGCCATTCGTTGCGCCAATAATGTTCGGTGTACACGGTGCGCATTTCATCTTGCTTTACCTGGCGCTCAAAATAGCTTTTGTAAACGTCCGCGAAGCGCTCTTTGATGAAGTAGGGCAGTTCTTGATTGGTGGAAAGCTTTGCTGTGCGGTAATTGGCCGCTTCCACCCGACCATGCGGTGACAGCGCATAGACAATCAAATCCTGCGCGCTGCCGGCTTGCGCATTCAACATTCCCAAGCGCAGCGGCAGCATGTATTTCGGACTTTGGAAAGCAAATTGCAGTGGCCGCAGATAGTTGAAGCCGAGGCGCTCTTTTTCTTTCAAATTGACTTTGGCGGCAAAAAATTTCATGCCCTGGCGGATATACGGTTGCAGCGCGGCTGCTGCGCCGGGCGGCAGGCGATAGCCGTTTTGCAGCAGCCAGCTTTCCAAGCTGCTCGATTCTTGCGCCGAGAGGCTGACAATATCGTATTCCTCCAGTGTGAAGCGGGCTTCCACTTTGACGGCGGCAGGATTGGCAATTGAACCCCTTTGCACCGTTTGAGCCGGCATACTCATTTCATTGGTAATGTATCTTCTGATCGCTTTCCCGAACACCTTGACCGTGTTATCTGCAACAAACTGCTTGCCCCAATCAAATGAGAAATTGCATTCCGGCGCCTTCTCATGGTACTCCGCCAGCCTGGGAGCGGTATAAGCATCCAGGCGCGCAAACACTTCTTTGTCTGCAATTTTCACCTGTCCCTGTTTGATGGCTTGCGGCGTGGGCACGACCAGCACAAACTCGGACAAGGGACCTTGGTAGTCGTTTTGCATGGTGATCACGGTGCGGTCTTCATCGCGCGCCAAAATCACCTGGCTGGCGCGGTTGAACAGTGAGGCGTCGGCCTTGCCGGCGTAAAAGCCGCAAAACGCTTGCGCCGGCAGGCTCAAGATGCTGCTGCACAAGAGCACAGTTGCCGGCAGGAGTGAGGTGAGCGAGATTGTGCGCATATTCATCTTTCTGATGTGTGGGGTTTTTATTGTTCGATGCCCTGCATGCGGTTTTCCCAGTCTTGAAAATCCGGGAAGTGCTGACGCAACCAGCTTTCCGGTTGCTTCAAATCCTTTTGCAATTGCAACAGCGCTGCGCGCATTTTCGGGATGCGTTCCTGTTCGGCGGAGCGTACTTTCAGCAGTGCGTCTTGACGCAGGGGTTCGCATTGGGTTGTGCAATTGTGCAAGACAATCAACTCATCGCTGTCAAGGTCTTCCGGTTTTCGCTTTCTGCCCAGGAAGTTATTCATGCAATCCTGTGTGCAATTTAATGATTTTGCGCAGGACGTTTCACTTTCACTTGCGGGGCGGTAATTGGCCCGATATGTATCGTATTCATGAAACTCGCTGAGTTGTAATTCCAGCTCGTCAGCTTTGTGATGCTGACCCGGATATCTCAATTCGTACATCGTGTGCAGCAATGTGCTTGCAGACGCATTCCAAAAGGTCAGCGTGTCCCCCTGCTTAAACCTGCCTGCGCTTGATTTGTAAATCACGTTTGCATCGTTTTCATTCAGCGCTTTGTAGTATTCATCTTCGCTGAAAAAAGACGGCCACAGACCGGTTTGCCGGGAGATTTGCACATTTTCATAGTTGCTGCTGCGCAGAGCGTGTGTTGGGCTGAAAAAATGCAGGCGGGTGACAAATTTTGCGCCAGACTTGACGGCTGGCAATTTCATCGTTTTCACACGGACGTTCATTTCAAGCGCAAAGCGTTCATCTCCTGGCGGCAATCCTTTGAGCGGCACAGCTAAAAACTCCTTGCCTTCCATGATGAGGTTTTGTATTTGCCCTAAAGTGGCTGGCGGCGCAATAAAACCATGTTCAATCAACCAGCTTGGCAGCAGATAGGCATCTTTGCGCGAAAAAATGCGCGCTTGGAGTAAATTGGGGTCCGGCGTATGCGGGGCCTGCTGTGGAGACTGGGCGTACGTCCAGCAACCGCCCTGGCGGCGCCGTATCGTGCTGATATTGGCAAGTCTGGCTACTTTGTCGAAATCCACTTTACAAAATTCTTCCTGTGATTCACTTTGCAGCTTATTTCGGGATGAACTGGCGCCTGGATATCTGAAGACATCTGTCCGGATGGTGTGACTGAGAATTTCACCATGCACAGGCAGCAGCCAGATTTGGCTCAGGGAATAAGCAGGTTTGATGTCAGTCTTGAAAATGATGCGCGCATTTACCCCTTGATGCAGCCAGGCGATCTGACAATCTGTGTATTCATTTCCGCTCCCATCATCGTCCTCATTGCTGCTATGACTGAGGTAAAAGCCGCAAAACGCTTGTGCGCCCGCCGCCACGCTGAGCATCAGCAAGGCAAAACAAGCTTGTATGCAAAATCTGAGCAACATCGCCTTCTTCCTTGAATCTGTATGAATCTATTCGCCATCATGCCGGGCGGGTTTGCGGCATTGTCGCCGGGGCCGCGCTGAGCGGGCTGGTTTGCGGGGGCGTTTCGCGCCACTCAAAACGTGTTTGCGGCCACAGCCAATTCAACAGCGGAACCAGCCAGCTCAATGCAAACAGCGCCACGATCAAGCCATGTTGTTTGAACAGCATGAATTGCCAGTAGTAGGCCGCCAGCGCCACCGCCGCCACCCACAGCATGCGCACGCTGCGCCGTTGCGGCGTGGTCATCGGATCGGAAATCATGAAGAAAGCGAATAAGAGCGTGGCGCCATTGCAGAATTGCTTGACCCAGATCGCTGCGCCCGGATCCCAGGCATAGCCAAGCCACAGCAGACGCGCGGCCAGCACGCCGCCCCAGACCAATAAAAAAGTAATCGATACATCCAGCCTGGCGATGCGTTGCGTAACGATGCCGCCCAGGGCGATGAACCACAGCGCCAACAGGCTGGAAGAACCCCATTGCCCGGGCGAGAGCCAGGCGCCTTCCACCACACTGAGGGCGAGAAAGGCGGCCAGATTGGCGGGATTCAGAATATGGCTTTTGCAAGCCGCTGGGCCGGCGCGCAAGAGATATTTGGAACTCATGGCGATGCAGGCCAGCAGCGGATGCACCCAGAGATTGTCGGCGCGCACCAAAATCGAGATGCCAAAGCAGGAAATCAGCGCGCTCAAATAGCCGCCAAAATTGTAACGGCCCGGCAGGCGCAAAGCATGCTGCCAACAGGTTTGCGTCAGGATACCGCTGGCGAAACATAGCGCAACCTGCTGCCAGCTCAAGGCAAAATCACGGGCTAATGCGCCGATTGTCAAAAAGCTGGCCAGAAACAGGATCTGAAACCAACGTGCGTCAAGTTTTGCAAACATAGTTTATTTTCCGGGAATATTGCGCAGGCAGATTTGGATTGAAACGACGCTCAGTGGCATAAAGGGTTAAGTCTATGCGAAAAAAAACCATAGAAGCATAATATGAATGCGTTACTTATTTCCTTGGAATAATTTTTTTGTTTCCTATTGGAAAATATGCAACAAATCAGCCTCAATTTACATTTTGTAACCCGGATTGCATAGGGAAAGTGGATATTCTGACGCCGCAATCCGCCCGCAAGGGAAAACCCAAAGAAATACAGGCCCGCCAGGGCTGCCGGTGCAACACCGCTTTGCATCTTTGCCTCCAACCATTTTTTATATGGAGATACCATGAAGAAACATTTGACAGCCGCATTGATCATGGCCGCCTGCTTGCACGGTCAGGTATTTGCCGCGAATGCAATGGACAGCAAGTCAGCGGCCAATGCCGCCGCCAGCCATTATCAAACAATTGATTTGCAAACTGCAGAAGTGCGCAATACGCCGCTGCAATTTCACGCCGACAAAAAAACCGAAGCCAGTCTGCGCGCGCCGATTCCTGCGCCAGCATCGACCTGGCTGGTGCTCGGTGGTTTAGCCGTGTTGGGTTTATTCGCCAGCCGCTCCAGCCAGCACTTCGCCTGATTTCTCTTCAACGGGGGCGTAAGTCCGCCCCATCCTGCCAGCCAAACGCAGGTTAGCCGCCTGCTCCCGCCAGCTTCGTTTCACCTGCCATCTTTCGGATGACGGGACGCCTTCTCTCGCACACACAAAAAGGGTACATCATGATAAAAATCTTGTTTTCAGGTTTGCTTTGCTGCGCCGCTCTGCCGGCGCTGGCCGATGCCCGGCATCAAGCTGCAATTGATCAGATACAGATCAATGTTTTCAACTTGCAGGACAACAGCCCGATTTCGCTCGACTCCATTGTGACAGGTGTGAGCGGTCGCGGCTTCTTCATGGTGAAGGATAATGGCGGCACGGTGATTGAGGGGAGTGATCTTGGGCTGGAAGCGCGTGCTGATGGGCGCGATTTTGGCGGTCAATATGCAAGGTATAGCGCAGGCGTCGGTATGTCAGGGCGTCTGGCCGCGGATGTTGAGATTCCGGGCGGCTTTGCATCCGCCGCAGCGGAGCGCACGGTGCAATTCAATTTGCCGGCGCACAGTATCATTCGGACTGAGGTTGAGCTAAGCGCCAATCACGCCGTGTTTAATCAAGGGCCCGGCATGAATTATGGCGGCAGTATTTTCAACTTCAATTTAGGTTTGCCGGGACAGCAGGACACCAAGATTCCAGGCTATTTCGAGCCGGGCGACGCCACACGTTTTGTTTTTTACTATGCAAATTGGTCTGACAGCGTGGAGCAAGTCGTATGGAGCGCCAGCGTGTATTCGACCGCAACCGAATCCAAGTCCAGCTGGCGCGCGCATGCTGACGGCGTGGCGCCGGTGCCTGAAATGGAAAATTGGGCCATGCTCTTAGGCGGCCTGGGCTTGCTCGCCACGCGTTTGCGCCGCCGCGACTGATGTCTGCGCATGGCATGTCTTACGCATGTTTTACAATAGCCTTTTTTGCAGAAAAGACATGTTATGCGCCTCAGTTTGCAAGCGCTGGATCAGTATTTACTCAGTCTTGCCGCGCCGCAGTTGCGCGGCATTCGCCGTTTTTTGCTGGAATTCTGGTTTTTTGGCGTCAAAGAAGCGCGCTGCTGTCTGTTTGCAGGCCTGTTTTTTCTGGCGGTCTTTCTTGTGCCGCGCGCCGGTATCGCCGGCTTGCCGCGCTATGATGTTTTACTCTTGATTGCATTGGCGATTCAGGTCTGGATGTTGTGGGCCAAGCTGGAGACGATGGATGAGTTGCGCGCCATCTGCCTGTTTCACCTGATCGGATTTGCCTTGGAGGTTTTCAAGACATCTTCCGGCATCAAATCCTGGTCTTATCCTGATTTTGCCTATAGCAAGGTACTGGGTGTGCCGCTGTTTTCCGGCTTTATGTATGCCGCCGTCGGCAGCTATATGACACAAGCCTGGCGCTTATTCAAACTGCGCATTGAACATCACCCGCCGTATTGGATGGCGACTTTGTGCGCGCTCTTGATTTATGCGAATTTTTTCACCCATCACTACATCGGCGACTATCGCTGGTATCTGGCGGCGTTTGCGCTGGGCCTGTATGCGCGCAGCACGGTGATTTTTTACCCCATGGAAAAAGCGCGCAACATGCCGCTTTTGCTGTCATTTGTGCTGATCGGCTTTTTTATCTGGCTGGCGGAAAACCTCAGCACCTTTTTTGGCATCTGGCGCTATCCAAACCAGCTTGGGGCTTGGTCAGTGGTGCATATCAGCAAATGGAGCGCCTGGGCTATGCTGGTGATCATGACCTTCACCATCATCGTCCACCTCAAGCACATCAAAGAAACAGTGCGCGTGCCGGAATGAAAAAGCGCCTGAACAGGCGCTTTTTCATTGTATCTTCGTTTATTTGCCGCTTTTCGGGGCTTCGACCTTGATCATCACCTCGACTTTGCCGGCTTTTTCAAACTCCAATTGCATGGGGAATGTTTGCCCCGCCTTGAGCGGCGCTTTCAAGCCCATCAGCATCAAATGGGCGCCTTTGCCGGATTGCATTTCCACTTTGGCGCCGGCGGGCAGTGCTAAATCCTCCATGGCGCGCATTTGCATGACGTCACCGCTCATTTCCATGGTGTGGATTTCCACGCTCTCGGCTGCGGCGCTGCTGGCTTTGCGCAGCCGGTCGGCCTGTTTGCCGGTGTTTTCCAATTTCAAATACGCCGCGCCGGACATTTGACCGGGGACGCTGGCGCGGGCATACGCCTGACTGATTTTGAGTGCGCCGAGTTTGACCTCATTGGCGGCGGCGGGCAGGGTGGCCAGCAGGGCGCTGGCGGCCAGGGAGAACAGAATTTTTTTCATGATCAGAAAGGGTGAGGGAGGTTATATGCCGCCAGCAAAGCCGTGCTGACGCCAGGCTTCATACACAACAATGGCGACTGCATTGGATAGATTAATACTGCGGTTGCCGGGTTGCATCGGCAGCCGTATGCGCTGTGTTTGCGGAAAGCTGTCGCGCAAGGCGGGCGTCAGGCCGCGCGTTTCCGAGCCGAAAATGAACAAATCGCCCGGCGCAAACGCCACATTCGCGAAGGGTTGCGAGCCATGTGTGGTCATGGCGAACATGCGGGCCGGATCGGGCTGGACTGTGTTGAGAAAATCCTGCCAGTTGCGATGCACTTGCATTTGCGCGTATTCGTGATAGTCCAGACCGGCGCGCCGCATCTTGGCGTCATCCAGCGGAAAACCCAGCGGTTCGATTAAGTGCAGCTGTGCGCCGCTGTTGGCGCACAGGCGGATGATATTGCCGGTGTTCGGCGGGATTTCGGGTTCGACCAGAACGACGTGAAACAACAGAATCTCCTTTTCATCTCAAGCATGGCGCGGGGTGCGCGCAAACACATAGTTGCTGACGCGCGCCGCGCCGTAGCGCCGCAGCACGCGCGCAATCTCATTCAAGGTCTGACCACTGGTCATGACATCATCCACCACCCCGATGTGCAAACCGGCGATGCGGGCGACGCTTTCCGGGGCGGGTAAAAAAGCGCGCCGCAGATTGCGCCGCCGCGCCCGGTAAGATAATGCCGATTGCGCTTGTGTTTCGCGCACCCGCAGCAACAGCCCGGGCGCCAGCGGCGCGCCGAGCAATTGCGCCAGCGGGCGCGCAATTTCCAGCGCTTGATTGTACCCGCGTTCGCGCAGACGCTGGCTGCCAAGCGGCGCGGCGCATAATAAATCCGGCAAATCCTGCTGCGGCGCGCGCAAAATCGCATCGCGCAACAGCGGCGCCAGCGCGGCGCCGAGTTCTGGTTTGGCGCCGAATTTGAGCGCCAGCACCAGCCGGTCTTGCGGCGCGGCATAGGCGCAGGCGGCGATGGTGGCGTCAAAGTGCGGCGGGTGCGCCAGACAGGCCCCGCATTGCGCTGTTTCATGCTCAGACAGCGGCAGCGCGCAGATGCGGCAACGCGGCGTGTCTTGACTTAAAAATTGCTGGCAATCAGCGCACAGCAGGGCGCGCGCGGTGCAACCGCACAGGGCGCAGCAGGATGGCAAGAAAAAATCCAGCGCCGGCGCACACGCCTGCCAAGTGCTGCGCAAAAAACGCAAAGCCCGGTTTGTCATATGGATTCCTTTCGGCGGATTTGCACGCAGACTGAGCGCCGGCGTCACGCGCCGGCATGCTCCCTGATATACTGCAGCCTCTTTTTTCAGATTGTGCCGCAAGCATCGTGAACCAGCCAGCTTCCGCCGAATCCGCATCCGCTCCCATTGATCAGCAATTAGTGGCGCGCCTGTTTGCGCGCAGTGAGCGCTTGGGCGCGGCGGATTTTTTATTGCGTGAAGTGGCGCAACGCATGCATGAGCGTTTGGATTTATTGCGCTTGCAACCGCAGGATATTCTTGACGCCGGCGCGGGCTTGGGCTTGGACGCCTTGCAATTGCTGGAGCGCTGGCCGCAAGCGCGCGCGCTGGCGCTGGATCTGGCGCCGCAACGCTTGAGCCAGGGCCGGCGCTTGCTGGCGCAGCAAAAACAGGCTGCGCAATCCACCCTGGGGCGGGTGTTCGGGCGCTGGCTGGGCGGGGCGCGCGATGATGATCCGCTGATACGCGTGGCGGGCGACTATGCCGCTTTGCCCTTGCGTCCTGCCAGCCTGGATTTCCTGTGGTCGAATCTGGCCCTGCATTGGCATGCCCGGCCGCATCGGGTGTTCATGGAGTGGCGGCGCGTGTTGCGCGCGCAAGGCGTGTTGATGTTTTCCTGCTTCGGCCCGGACAGCCTGCGCCAATTGCGCAGCGCGTTTGAGTACGCCGGACTGGGGCAGGCGCGCGTGCTGCCCTTTGTCGATATGCATGACCTGGGCGATATGCTGCTGGCGGCCGGCTTTGCCGATCCTGTGCTGGACATGGAAATGCTGACCTTGCGTTGGCGCGATCCGCAGCAAATGTTAGAGGAAGTGCGCGCATTGGGCGGCAACCCGCTGGCGAACCGGGCGCGCGGCTTATGCGGGCGGCAAGCCTGGCAGCGCATGTTGCAAGCGTTGCCACGCGATGCGGAAGGTCATTATCAAATGCAGATCGAGATTGTGTACGGCCATGCTTTTTGCCCCCAGCCAAAAACCGGCGGGACAGGTGAATCCGTGCTGCATTTCATGCCCCGGCCCCGCAGCTGAGGGCGTTTTGTAGCCGTATGGCAACATTTTCTTGCAAATTTCCCCCTTGCAATTTCCCTTAAATCTGCTTTTGCATTGCAGCATTGAGGATTTTCTGTAAATTCTTAAGCCTGTCATTTGGCGTGTAAAAGACGGGTTTTTGCAGAAAATGGCAGAAGTTAGCAGGTAAATGTGCTTTTCGTACGGCGCCTGGCGTGTGCGCCGTGTTGCCCCCATGGGGGCGCTCTGATTATAATCAAGTGAAAATCAGGTAAAATAATGTGTTTTTCAGGGCGGGCTTGCAGGTTTGCCCTGCTCTGGGCGGGGGACGCACAGTCGCCGCCGTCAAGCGCCGTTGCAAGAGAATCCGGCAGCATCAAGTCAGGATTTTTCAGGAGGGATTTGCGCGTGTTCACCGACAACGGGCAGTGGATTCCGCTCAGGAATCCGCGCGGCCCGTTTTTGTCTGTCCGCCTTTTGGCTGGCAGGCAGAGCGCGGCAGCATGCGCCAGCGCCAACATCCGTTGGCGTCAGGTTTTTTGAAAATTATTATCTTTGGTTGTTGAGGAAAACATGAAACTTGCAAAGCGACTTCAAGCCTTGATGCTGGGAATCGGCGTATGGCTGGCTGCCGCACCGTCCTGGGCGGTCGGCAACAGTGAGGGCGGGCCAGCGGTCAACCAGCTCAATCTGGCTGCTCCGGTCACCAAGATTGCGGAAGACATTCACTGGATGCACTGGATGGTGATGGGCGTTTGCCTGTTCATCTTCGTGGCTGTGTTCGGCGTCATGTTTTACTCGATCTTCAAGCATCGCAAATCAGTCGGCCACAAGCCGGCCACTTTCCACGAAAGCACGGCTGTGGAAATCGCCTGGACCGTGGTGCCGTTCCTGATCGTGATCGGGATGGCCTTGCCGGCTACCAAGATCGTGGTGGCGATGAAAGACACTTCCAATCCGGATCTGACCATCAAAGTCACCGGCATGCAGTGGAAGTGGGGCTATGAATACCTCAAAGGCGAAGGGCAGGGCATTTCCTTCCTGTCTGCGCTGTCCACTCCGCGTGAACAAATCGGCGCACCCGGCATGCTGCCGACCGCTGCGCGCGGCGACAACTACCTGATCGAAGTCGATAACGAGCTGGTGGTGCCGGTGAAAAAGAAAGTGCGCCTGGTGCTGACCGCCAACGACGTGATTCACGCCTGGATGATTCCGGCTTTCGGCGTCAAGCAGGATGCGATTCCGGGCTTTGTGCGCGATACCTGGTTTAAGGCGGAAAAAACCGGCGTGTACCGTGGCCAATGCGCTGAATTGTGCGGCAAAGAACATGCTTTCATGCCTATCGTGGTGCGCGTGCTGTCTGAAAAAGACTACTCTGACTGGGTGGCCAAGAAGCAAAAAGAAATGAAGGCCAAAGCGGATGATCCGTCCAAGGTCTGGACGGTGGACGAGCTGAAACAGCGCGGCGAACAGGTTTATGCGCAAAATTGCGCCGCCTGTCACCAGGCTAACGGCAAAGGCGCACCGGGCGCGTTCCCGGCGCTGGATGGTTCGCCCATGGTGGTTGGCGGCAAGGATGCGCAAATCAAGATGGTTTTGGAAGGCAAGGGCGCGATGCCGGCCTGGAAGGCCTTGTCTGACACCGAGTTGGCGGCCGTCATCACCTACACCCGCAACAGCTGGAGCAATAAGGCTGAGCAGAATATCGTGCAACCGGCAGAAGTTCTGGCCGCACGTAACAAGTAATTGAGAGCAGGAGTTCGAGATGACTACAAGCATTCATGTCAATGATCATGGCCACGGTCATGACGATCATCATCCGCATGGCATAGGGCGCTGGATTTTCGCCACCAACCACAAAGATATCGGTTCCCTGTATCTGTGGTTCTCGTTTGTCATGCTGATGGTCGGCGGCGTGTTGGCGCTGTGCATCCGTCTGGAATTATTCCAGCCCGGTTTGCAATATTTCCAACCTGAGTTGTTCAATCAATTCACCACCATGCATGGTCTGATCATGGTGTTCGGCGCCATCATGCCGGCCTTCGTCGGCTTCGCCAACTGGATGATCCCGCTGCAAATCGGCGCATCCGATATGGCGTTTGCGCGTATGAACAACTTCTCTTTCTGGTTGTTGCCGCCCGCTGCGCTGCTGCTGGCCGGTTCCTTCCTGGTTCCTGGCGGCGCGACTGCCGCCGGCTGGACGCTGTATGCGCCGCTCTCGACCCAGATGGGTATCGGCATGGACATGGGTATTTTCGCCATGCACATCATGGGCGCGTCCTCGATCATGGGTTCGATCAACATCATCGTCACCATTCTG includes:
- a CDS encoding DUF817 domain-containing protein, coding for MRLSLQALDQYLLSLAAPQLRGIRRFLLEFWFFGVKEARCCLFAGLFFLAVFLVPRAGIAGLPRYDVLLLIALAIQVWMLWAKLETMDELRAICLFHLIGFALEVFKTSSGIKSWSYPDFAYSKVLGVPLFSGFMYAAVGSYMTQAWRLFKLRIEHHPPYWMATLCALLIYANFFTHHYIGDYRWYLAAFALGLYARSTVIFYPMEKARNMPLLLSFVLIGFFIWLAENLSTFFGIWRYPNQLGAWSVVHISKWSAWAMLVIMTFTIIVHLKHIKETVRVPE
- a CDS encoding RnfABCDGE type electron transport complex subunit D, which gives rise to MFAKLDARWFQILFLASFLTIGALARDFALSWQQVALCFASGILTQTCWQHALRLPGRYNFGGYLSALISCFGISILVRADNLWVHPLLACIAMSSKYLLRAGPAACKSHILNPANLAAFLALSVVEGAWLSPGQWGSSSLLALWFIALGGIVTQRIARLDVSITFLLVWGGVLAARLLWLGYAWDPGAAIWVKQFCNGATLLFAFFMISDPMTTPQRRSVRMLWVAAVALAAYYWQFMLFKQHGLIVALFALSWLVPLLNWLWPQTRFEWRETPPQTSPLSAAPATMPQTRPA
- the trmL gene encoding tRNA (uridine(34)/cytosine(34)/5-carboxymethylaminomethyluridine(34)-2'-O)-methyltransferase TrmL is translated as MFHVVLVEPEIPPNTGNIIRLCANSGAQLHLIEPLGFPLDDAKMRRAGLDYHEYAQMQVHRNWQDFLNTVQPDPARMFAMTTHGSQPFANVAFAPGDLFIFGSETRGLTPALRDSFPQTQRIRLPMQPGNRSINLSNAVAIVVYEAWRQHGFAGGI
- a CDS encoding copper chaperone PCu(A)C; the encoded protein is MKKILFSLAASALLATLPAAANEVKLGALKISQAYARASVPGQMSGAAYLKLENTGKQADRLRKASSAAAESVEIHTMEMSGDVMQMRAMEDLALPAGAKVEMQSGKGAHLMLMGLKAPLKAGQTFPMQLEFEKAGKVEVMIKVEAPKSGK
- a CDS encoding methyltransferase domain-containing protein codes for the protein MNQPASAESASAPIDQQLVARLFARSERLGAADFLLREVAQRMHERLDLLRLQPQDILDAGAGLGLDALQLLERWPQARALALDLAPQRLSQGRRLLAQQKQAAQSTLGRVFGRWLGGARDDDPLIRVAGDYAALPLRPASLDFLWSNLALHWHARPHRVFMEWRRVLRAQGVLMFSCFGPDSLRQLRSAFEYAGLGQARVLPFVDMHDLGDMLLAAGFADPVLDMEMLTLRWRDPQQMLEEVRALGGNPLANRARGLCGRQAWQRMLQALPRDAEGHYQMQIEIVYGHAFCPQPKTGGTGESVLHFMPRPRS
- a CDS encoding ComF family protein — its product is MTNRALRFLRSTWQACAPALDFFLPSCCALCGCTARALLCADCQQFLSQDTPRCRICALPLSEHETAQCGACLAHPPHFDATIAACAYAAPQDRLVLALKFGAKPELGAALAPLLRDAILRAPQQDLPDLLCAAPLGSQRLRERGYNQALEIARPLAQLLGAPLAPGLLLRVRETQAQSALSYRARRRNLRRAFLPAPESVARIAGLHIGVVDDVMTSGQTLNEIARVLRRYGAARVSNYVFARTPRHA
- a CDS encoding DUF2330 domain-containing protein — its product is MNMRTISLTSLLPATVLLCSSILSLPAQAFCGFYAGKADASLFNRASQVILARDEDRTVITMQNDYQGPLSEFVLVVPTPQAIKQGQVKIADKEVFARLDAYTAPRLAEYHEKAPECNFSFDWGKQFVADNTVKVFGKAIRRYITNEMSMPAQTVQRGSIANPAAVKVEARFTLEEYDIVSLSAQESSSLESWLLQNGYRLPPGAAAALQPYIRQGMKFFAAKVNLKEKERLGFNYLRPLQFAFQSPKYMLPLRLGMLNAQAGSAQDLIVYALSPHGRVEAANYRTAKLSTNQELPYFIKERFADVYKSYFERQVKQDEMRTVYTEHYWRNEWRFMCDPCVETPPEVKHWQQAGVFWLNDSKKEFAARISGQAIVEADANKLTPVAITRLHLRYNAESFPEDLVLSETRDQENWQVRHVIHHPQYGALQKCIAVLEQKHRCSDECEPRVSKVIALQNSGRASSWRHQTAPVWQAECERACHVAKQDSFRPIINYFQKDVAQRLEREKQTLANLSGWSMAQIEALPGAQENLLHQGMPKTGKASPAPTQIAGKNGR
- a CDS encoding DUF2330 domain-containing protein, encoding MQIQTYLKHLPSAMLLSAILASPAHAFCGFYAGKADASLFNRASQVILARDGERTVISMQNDYQGPLSEFVLVVPTPQAIKQGQVRIADKNVFKRLDEFSTPRLAEYHDEDPCRLENYWGPQMGYNMRMMPAPMAMAGAPMMEKAERAKQLGVTIDAKFTLEEYDILSLSAKQSQGLEIWLRENGYQIPKGASSALAPYIKQGMKFFVAKVNLKEQKKTGFSYLRPLQFAFESPKFMLPMRLGMLNAEAGRAQDLIVYVLTRKGRVEAANYRTKKLPANMNLPFFIKPQFGAFYQDMFEKQAKQDGYRSVFTEYFWDMNWCDPCAADPLSAEELQKAGVFWLSGNAIAGFQSMQAPGAQVKMPPLPQSGQRDAMITRLHLRYTPESFPEDLVLTQTRDNENWQARYVIQQPFSGDMQQCREKAAKVDCAAECKPRVEEVLRVQREEPKILRPEWQQKSRDKLHAECLQSCNESKANGLKNALQYYRVDLPNRLEQEKKTLSDLSGWSLQKIEQMPEAQRYSAAAKK